One Pectobacterium colocasium DNA segment encodes these proteins:
- the ccmE gene encoding cytochrome c maturation protein CcmE gives MSAPRKTRLYAILAVICGAVLTIALTLYALSSNIDLFYTPSEILYGKNETQEKPAIGQRLRVGGMVMPGSVHRDSQSLEVRFTVYDAQGSVDVTYNGMLPDLFREGQGVVAQGILDTDDHIMAKEVLARHDENYTPPEIKAAMEGQHGHAPAATTEGKRL, from the coding sequence ATGAGTGCCCCGCGTAAAACCCGCCTCTATGCCATTTTGGCCGTCATTTGTGGCGCGGTGTTGACGATTGCGTTGACGCTCTATGCGCTGAGTTCAAATATTGACCTCTTTTATACGCCCAGCGAAATTCTTTACGGCAAGAACGAAACGCAGGAAAAACCGGCGATCGGGCAGCGCTTGCGCGTCGGCGGCATGGTGATGCCAGGCAGTGTGCACCGCGACAGCCAAAGTCTGGAAGTCCGCTTCACCGTTTATGATGCGCAGGGTTCAGTGGATGTGACTTATAACGGGATGCTGCCAGATCTGTTCCGCGAGGGGCAAGGGGTGGTGGCGCAGGGCATTCTGGACACCGACGATCATATTATGGCGAAAGAAGTGCTGGCCCGACATGATGAAAACTACACGCCACCGGAAATTAAAGCGGCGATGGAAGGACAGCACGGTCATGCGCCGGCGGCGACCACTGAGGGTAAACGGTTATGA
- the ccmD gene encoding heme exporter protein CcmD, which translates to MNIAFTSWQDFFAMGGYAFYVWLAVVLTLLPLSALIGHTLWHRRTLLNDIRRQQAREQRKSTARQSETMEVVQ; encoded by the coding sequence ATGAACATCGCGTTCACAAGCTGGCAGGATTTCTTTGCGATGGGTGGCTATGCCTTTTACGTCTGGCTGGCCGTGGTGCTAACGCTGTTACCGCTGAGTGCATTGATCGGGCATACCCTCTGGCATCGCCGCACATTGCTGAATGATATACGCCGCCAGCAGGCGCGCGAGCAGCGCAAGAGTACGGCCCGTCAGTCGGAAACGATGGAGGTGGTGCAATGA
- a CDS encoding heme ABC transporter permease: MLKKHYQLTQPDRLYGLCGRLIPWFALLSAALLIGGCLLGFGFAPADYQQGQGYRIMYLHVPAAVWSMGVYAVMAMFALVGMVRQSKTAELAVAAMAPVGAIFTFIALTTGSTWGKPMWGTWWVWDARLTSELVLLFLYVGIIALYNAFDDRRLAGRAAAILVLVGVVNLPIIHFSVEWWNTLHQGSTKMQKTIDPAMRLPLRIMMLGFMSLFVTLSLMRLRNLILEQQRRAPWVAALVNKGGVAR, from the coding sequence ATGTTGAAAAAGCACTATCAGCTTACGCAGCCGGATCGCCTTTATGGCCTGTGCGGCAGGCTTATCCCTTGGTTTGCCCTGCTTAGCGCCGCGCTGCTGATCGGCGGTTGTCTGCTGGGATTTGGGTTTGCGCCGGCGGATTATCAGCAAGGGCAAGGGTATCGCATCATGTACCTGCACGTGCCAGCAGCCGTGTGGTCGATGGGCGTCTATGCCGTGATGGCGATGTTTGCGCTTGTCGGGATGGTTCGGCAGTCCAAAACAGCAGAGCTTGCCGTGGCGGCGATGGCACCGGTCGGCGCGATATTTACCTTTATTGCGCTGACCACGGGGTCTACCTGGGGCAAACCGATGTGGGGAACCTGGTGGGTCTGGGATGCACGCCTGACGTCGGAACTCGTTCTGCTGTTTCTGTACGTGGGCATCATTGCGCTCTACAACGCGTTTGACGATCGCCGTCTTGCCGGTCGTGCGGCGGCGATTCTGGTGCTGGTTGGCGTGGTGAACTTACCCATCATCCATTTCTCGGTCGAGTGGTGGAATACCCTGCATCAGGGATCGACAAAAATGCAGAAAACGATCGATCCCGCCATGCGTCTTCCACTGCGAATCATGATGTTAGGATTCATGAGCCTTTTCGTGACGTTGTCACTCATGCGTTTGCGTAACCTGATACTGGAGCAGCAGCGCCGCGCGCCCTGGGTTGCGGCGTTGGTCAATAAAGGAGGAGTCGCACGATGA
- the ccmB gene encoding heme exporter protein CcmB gives MRRLIARELRVALRNNAEILNPLWFFLIVIILFPLAIGPEPQLLMRVAPGVVWVAALLASLLAMDRLFRDDYQDGSLEQLTLLPLPLPLVVLAKVVVHWMVSGLPLLLLSPLAALLFGLDSHGWWVMALTLLLCTPTLSFLGAIGAGLTVGLRRSGVLLSLLVLPLTIPLLIFATAAVEAAMMQLPVGGYLAILGAFLAGSATLSPFATAAALRVSIQ, from the coding sequence ATGCGGCGTCTGATTGCCCGAGAGCTGCGCGTCGCGTTGCGCAATAACGCGGAAATCCTCAATCCGCTGTGGTTCTTCCTGATCGTCATCATTTTGTTCCCTCTGGCCATCGGGCCGGAGCCGCAGCTCTTAATGCGTGTCGCGCCGGGCGTGGTGTGGGTCGCGGCATTGCTCGCGTCTCTGCTGGCAATGGATCGGCTTTTCCGCGACGACTATCAGGACGGTTCGCTGGAACAACTGACGCTGCTGCCGTTGCCGCTGCCGTTAGTGGTGCTGGCGAAAGTCGTGGTGCACTGGATGGTCAGCGGGCTGCCGCTGTTACTGCTTTCTCCGCTGGCGGCGCTGTTGTTTGGGCTGGACAGCCACGGCTGGTGGGTGATGGCGTTAACGCTGTTGCTCTGCACGCCCACGCTCAGTTTTCTGGGTGCTATTGGCGCGGGATTAACGGTCGGGCTGCGCCGCAGCGGCGTGTTGTTAAGCCTGCTGGTCTTGCCGCTCACCATACCGCTGTTGATTTTTGCGACGGCGGCGGTCGAGGCCGCGATGATGCAACTGCCGGTCGGTGGGTATCTGGCGATCCTTGGTGCCTTTCTGGCAGGCAGCGCCACCCTGAGTCCGTTTGCCACGGCGGCGGCATTGCGGGTGAGCATACAATAA
- the ccmA gene encoding cytochrome c biogenesis heme-transporting ATPase CcmA — protein sequence MLEARDVVCIRDEHVLFSALSFTASPGEMVQIAGANGVGKTSLLRILSGLATPESGEICWRGQRIDRMREQFNQQLLWLGHQPGIKSVLTAEENLRFFYPQHHQDAHWQALAAVGLAGYEDVPVARLSAGQQRRVALARLWLTDVPLWILDEPLTALDVAGVEMLTQRMEHHIARGGIIILTTHQPLRPFAQAIRCIPLTPSEGASSCGV from the coding sequence ATGTTAGAAGCGCGCGACGTGGTTTGCATACGCGATGAGCATGTGCTGTTCAGCGCGTTGTCGTTTACGGCAAGCCCCGGAGAAATGGTGCAGATTGCCGGCGCTAACGGCGTGGGTAAAACGTCGCTGTTGCGTATTTTAAGCGGCCTGGCGACGCCAGAATCGGGGGAAATCTGCTGGCGGGGGCAACGTATTGATCGTATGCGCGAGCAGTTTAACCAGCAGCTTCTGTGGTTAGGCCATCAGCCGGGTATCAAGAGCGTCCTGACCGCTGAAGAAAACCTGCGCTTTTTCTATCCGCAACACCATCAGGATGCACATTGGCAGGCGCTGGCTGCTGTCGGGCTGGCAGGGTATGAAGACGTGCCCGTGGCGCGTCTTTCGGCAGGGCAACAGCGGCGCGTCGCACTGGCGCGCTTGTGGCTTACCGACGTCCCGCTGTGGATTCTGGATGAACCGCTTACCGCGCTTGATGTGGCGGGCGTCGAAATGCTGACACAACGTATGGAACACCATATTGCGCGCGGTGGCATCATCATTTTAACCACCCACCAGCCGCTGCGTCCGTTCGCTCAGGCTATTCGCTGTATCCCGCTTACGCCGAGTGAGGGAGCATCATCATGCGGCGTCTGA